In Chitinophaga nivalis, a single genomic region encodes these proteins:
- a CDS encoding FdhF/YdeP family oxidoreductase, translating to MDSAENPVKFTGIKLSQPKTVAAGIPAVISSMRHILEEMNAFRGMKALLELNQKDGFDCPGCAWPDPDDERSGIAEYCENGAKAVAEEATTKKVTPEFFAQHSIEALGQLTDYEIGKKGRIAHPMYLAPGATHYAPISWEDAFQRIAAHLKKLASPNEAVFYTSGRTSNEAAFLYQLLVREYGTNNLPDCSNMCHESSGVALGESLGIGKGSVTLEDMYAAEVIIILGQNPGTNHPRMLSALQKAKMNGATIIAVNPLPETGLLNFLNPQTVKGVLNIKTPLTDIFLQVKINGDMALLKAIALLLLAAEDENPGHVFDQDFIRDQTAGYTAYIQHLREQHLEELVADSGVPLENIQAAAQALLHKNKIITCWAMGLTQHRNAVATIQEVVNLLLLKGSIGKPGAGTCPVRGHSNVQGDRTMGIYEQPSVAFLNRLQALYGFTPPQEHGYDVVHAIHAMHRGDAKVFIAMGGNFLSATPDTLYTAAALRNCDLTVHVSTKLNRSHVVHGKEAIILPCLGRSDKDIQQGIAQFVTCENSMGVIQMSKGNLTPVSDDLKSEPAIICGLATALMGAASAVPWQHYAQHYDHIRNDIEKVIPGFDNYNQRVRHPGGFYLPNCTREGRFDTPTGKAHFSVAPVIRTPLANDEYMMMTIRSHDQFNTTIYGLDDRYRGVYHERRVIFMNPADIAAAGFQPGDVVDLYNNYDHTERVAYGFIIVSFRIPEKCTATYFPETNVLVPVNSVAEKSNTPTSKLVIIKIKSSQIKQ from the coding sequence CCGGCATCCCCGCAGTGATATCCAGTATGCGGCACATACTGGAAGAAATGAATGCCTTCCGTGGCATGAAAGCATTGCTGGAACTGAACCAGAAAGATGGATTCGACTGCCCCGGCTGCGCCTGGCCCGACCCCGATGATGAAAGGTCCGGCATTGCAGAATACTGTGAAAACGGGGCCAAAGCGGTAGCAGAAGAAGCCACTACCAAAAAAGTGACGCCGGAATTTTTTGCACAGCACAGCATTGAAGCACTTGGTCAGCTCACCGATTACGAGATCGGTAAAAAAGGCAGGATTGCCCACCCGATGTACCTGGCTCCCGGCGCGACCCATTATGCTCCTATCTCCTGGGAAGATGCCTTTCAGCGCATCGCCGCCCACCTGAAAAAATTAGCTTCTCCCAACGAAGCCGTCTTTTATACTTCCGGCAGAACCAGCAATGAAGCCGCTTTCCTCTATCAATTACTGGTAAGGGAATATGGTACCAACAACCTGCCGGATTGTTCCAATATGTGCCACGAGTCCAGCGGCGTAGCCTTGGGTGAATCCCTGGGCATCGGCAAAGGGTCGGTTACCCTGGAAGATATGTACGCCGCGGAAGTGATCATCATCCTCGGGCAGAACCCCGGCACCAATCACCCCCGTATGCTGTCTGCCCTGCAGAAAGCAAAAATGAACGGCGCCACCATCATTGCAGTAAACCCCTTGCCGGAAACCGGATTGCTGAACTTCCTCAATCCGCAAACCGTCAAAGGCGTCCTGAATATCAAAACACCCCTGACCGATATTTTCCTGCAGGTAAAGATCAATGGCGACATGGCCCTCTTAAAAGCCATCGCCCTCCTCCTGCTGGCAGCAGAAGATGAAAACCCCGGCCATGTTTTTGACCAGGACTTTATCCGGGATCAGACGGCCGGCTACACAGCCTATATCCAGCACCTGCGGGAACAACACCTGGAAGAACTGGTGGCCGACAGCGGCGTGCCCCTGGAAAACATACAGGCTGCCGCACAGGCCCTGTTGCATAAAAATAAAATTATTACCTGCTGGGCAATGGGGCTTACCCAACATAGAAATGCCGTAGCTACTATTCAGGAAGTGGTAAACCTCCTGCTCCTGAAAGGCAGCATCGGCAAACCCGGTGCGGGTACCTGTCCGGTACGTGGCCATAGCAATGTACAGGGCGATCGTACCATGGGTATCTACGAACAACCTTCCGTGGCCTTTCTGAACAGGCTGCAGGCATTATACGGTTTTACGCCGCCGCAGGAACATGGTTATGATGTGGTACATGCGATCCATGCCATGCATCGGGGCGATGCAAAAGTATTTATTGCGATGGGTGGTAACTTCCTCTCTGCTACCCCCGATACGCTGTATACTGCCGCCGCCCTGCGTAATTGCGACCTCACCGTTCATGTTTCTACTAAATTAAACCGGAGCCATGTCGTACATGGTAAAGAAGCCATTATACTTCCCTGCCTGGGCCGCAGTGATAAAGATATACAACAGGGCATCGCGCAGTTTGTTACCTGCGAAAATTCCATGGGCGTTATTCAGATGTCTAAAGGCAACCTGACACCGGTTTCTGATGACCTGAAAAGCGAACCCGCCATCATTTGCGGGCTGGCAACTGCCCTCATGGGTGCTGCTTCCGCCGTGCCCTGGCAACATTACGCACAACACTATGATCATATCCGCAATGATATTGAGAAGGTGATTCCCGGTTTCGACAACTACAACCAGCGGGTACGCCACCCCGGCGGATTTTACCTGCCGAACTGTACACGGGAAGGCCGGTTCGACACGCCCACCGGCAAAGCACATTTCAGTGTGGCGCCGGTAATACGTACACCGCTGGCCAACGATGAATATATGATGATGACCATCCGCAGTCACGACCAGTTTAATACAACCATCTATGGGCTGGATGATCGTTACCGTGGCGTATACCATGAACGCAGGGTCATCTTCATGAATCCCGCAGACATTGCTGCTGCCGGCTTTCAGCCCGGTGACGTGGTAGACCTGTATAACAACTACGACCATACGGAGCGCGTAGCGTATGGGTTTATTATCGTATCTTTCCGCATTCCGGAAAAATGTACAGCTACTTATTTTCCGGAAACAAATGTGCTGGTACCTGTTAACAGTGTGGCTGAGAAAAGCAATACGCCGACTTCAAAACTGGTGATCATCAAAATAAAATCATCTCAAATAAAACAATAG